DNA from Panthera leo isolate Ple1 chromosome D2, P.leo_Ple1_pat1.1, whole genome shotgun sequence:
CAAAGTTCACACGCACACAGTTAGGATTTTGGTTGGAGtagcattgaatctacagatgaATTTGGAAGAACCAACTTTATAATAGTGAATTTTCTAATACACACACTTGGCATCTCTCTCCAATTTAGGTTTCCATCAATGTCTTTCAATAAAGTTTATAGTTGTTTCCATAAAGGTCTTGTACATATTTTATCAGattactaaaattatttcttccttgaataGAACTAATCTGTACAGTCATCTAGATCTGGTGTTTTCTTTGCACGGGGTGGTGGGGTGTGAGAGATTTCTTAGTGTTAATATAAATGTTACTTTATCATTTATGTTGTTGGCAATATaccaacattttctatttctgatgATATAATATTCTAACAACTTATTGTAGCTTCTCCTGTACTTTCTACATAGAAAAATCGTGTGATGTGTAAATAGTCAAAGTTTTGTTTCTCCCTTCTTGAACCTTCTAATGTTAATTCTGTTTCTTACCATACTGTACTGGCTATGGCCTCTGAGACTTCCAgtacaatattaaataaaagagttaaatatATTCGCTCTGTGGTTTTGTGGACATGGTTTATCAGTTAAGGAAATCTTTTTCGAGTTTTCCAACAGTTTGGATCATAAAcgtatgttgaattttatcaaatgcttttcttgcATCTCTTCTGctggtcatattttttttctttaatatgttaATGTGAATTACATGAATGACTTCTAATGGTAAGCCAACATTTCATTTCTGAGCTAAATCTACCTTGggtctgataattttttttttcattactgaattgggtttgctgatattttgtttacaacttttgtatgtgtgtttacaACTGAGCATgacttgtaattttcctttcttatacttttgtttttaaatatttatttatttgggggagaacatgagcaggtgaggggcagagacaaggggACAGGCTGACAGCGGCAAGCTtgagatggggctcaaacttatgaaccatgagatcatgacctgagccaaagttggacactcaacagactgagccacccaggcacccctacacttgttttgttttagatccGGTTACATTAACCTTATAAAGTGAATTAGAAAACAGTTCTCTTTTCCCTAAATTCTAAAATGGTTTGTGTagatttgaaattatttgttccttgggggcacctgggtggctcagttggttaagctgactgactcttggtttcacctcaggtcatgatctcacagttctgtgagttcaagccccatgttgggctccatgctgacagggctgagcctgcttgggattctctctctccctctctgtctctctctctctcaaaattaacaaataaactttttaaaaaattatgtgttcCTTGAATAATAGAATTTATCTTTAAagtcaactggaaaaaaaaataaaggcaacagGATCTGGTATTTCCCTTGTGAGATTTTTAAACTctgattcaatttatataaatgttgCAGGACATCAaggtttttaaattcttctttagttcttgtttttttccatttcatatacattttcagATTTATGAAGCGTCTAGCcacaaaactttttatttgtatcttttatttttgtgttgtgtcTTGATTATCTGGATCCTGCCAAATAGATTAATTTTATTAGTCTTGTATAAGAATCCACTGTTTAGCTCTGTCAACCATCTAGCATATCTTCATTCCCCGTTTCATCAGTCCCTGCCCTTACCTGTATTACATTCTtttctagttaccatctgttgttgatttctaatgAAATGGAATTGTGTCCAGAAAATCCGATGTGACACCAATCCTATCAAATTTACTAATACTTGGGTAATGGCACAGAACTTCTATAAATGCACTgcgtgcttgagaagaatgtaaatTCTGCACTTAAAGCAGtgtttatagaaaattttatataattacacatacacatgtacagaTGTATATATAAAGTCAAGCTTGTTGTCATTCAAGTCTCCTATCTCCTTATGGATATTTCCTCAGTTTCTTATTCCTATGTTTTGAAACCAAATTATTAGGTATATGCTAGTTTAGAATTGTTACAGCTTCCTGGTAAATCGAATCTTTAAGCCACCCTTTTATCTCTAGTAAAGCTTTTTGCCATAAAGCCTATttgtctgctctcagcacagcaATGTTGACTTCCTTTGTTAGCGTCTACTGGCACATCTTCTTTCGCCCTGTTACCTTTACCCTTTAACCTTTCTGCATCCTTACATTTTATACGTGTTTCTTCCAGAGGACATGGCCGTTTTTTAAATGcaacctgaggggcgcctgggtggctcagtcggttaagcctccgacttcagctcaggtcacgatctcatggtccgtgagttcgagccccgcgtcgggctctgggctgatggctcagagcctggagcctgcttccgattctgtgtctccctctctctctgaccctcccccgttcatgctctctctctgtctcaaaaataaataaatgttaaaaaaaaaaaaaaaaaaatttaaatgcaacctgaaattttgtattttaatagaaccattttgtccatttacatttattataagtAGTTTCATGTTTGGCTTTATTTCAACCATCTTATTGTATACTTCCAATTTGTTCTaccatttccatatatatatttttatatttatatatacgtgtatatagataataaatatatatgtgcctAACTATCaaaatctaaatttaattaaCATTGGTGTTCagaattttcttcaaaatgatcCACAGTGCGGGAGATGGAGTGAAAAATAGATGTGGAGATATGATTAATCATGTACCAAGGGTAAATTGGGTTAGGTCCTTTATACCATGACCTTTACTTTGTAAtgcttgaaaattaaaaaatattaaacttgtCAGTATCTTTACCCTCCTCCTGAGCAAGACATTCACTCCAGCTGCTCTGCCCAAAGTACATACtgctgttgctgtttttattgtacttggctgtttgttttatttgatttaacCACAAATTAagtgacatcatcatcatcactattaaGTTTTAGAGTACTCCATACCTATTCTACTTCCTTTGCTCATCATTCCTTCCAGCAACTCAGACCTTTCCACTTGCCCAAgagacagatgaacagatggacacacacacacacacacaacataggGCTCCCTCATCCTACAGCTTCCCCTGCACCATGTCAGGTCCTAACTGGCAAAGAAAATCTAGGTTGACCAGCCCAGTTGACCTCTGGATGTGCTAAGGTCTTGGGACTCCATGACACCCCTTTGTCCTTTGTACTCTTCCTGTgggaggcagaataatggccccccaaaATGTCCACCTCCTAATTCCCAGCACCCGAGAATGTTACCTtaggcaaaggggaattaaggttcTAGGAGGAATTAAAGTTGCTAATTAGATGGCATTAAAATGGGGAGATTAACCTGGATTATCGGGGTGGGTCCACTATAATCACAAAGTGAAGAGGGAGGCggaagaaaaaacagagatgGTCAATGAGAGGGACTGAACCtgctgttgctggctttgaaaaagGAAGTGAGCCAAGAGCCCAAGCAacgcaggtggcctctagaaacCAGAAACGccaaggaaatagattctcccctagagcgaccagccctgcagacaccttgattttaacccagtgagaccattccagacttctgacctccagaacggGAAGGaagattctttttgttgttttgagccactcTGTGGCTGGTAATTGGTTACAGCACCAATAGGAAACCGATAGGTCTCCCACCAAAGCATCAACTGTTTGTGCATCTGCTCCATGAGGTCAGAAGGTCATAGGTCTCACTCACCACTCAGTCCCAGGCCTTGATGGTGAACACATAAACTTTAGAGCTAGATAGGGCCGAGAAATCACTTAGGCCACCCAGttattttaagtgagaaaaaacGGAAgtctagagaaggaaaatgatttgcTCCAGGCTACTTAATTGATACCGTCTTCGGAAGTCCCCCTACCTTCTGTTTCCTAAACCACAGACGCCCCAGGACAGACACCACTGCCAACTTATCATCATGCACAGACACTGGCAGGGCATGAGAAATGCCTAGGGAACTCAGGACAGCTGGGAAAATATAAGTGTAAGTCAGGTAAGACCAGGAGATGTCTTAAATGACTTGAGcaatcttaaaaatgttaatcCCAACAGAGATGCTGATCCACCTCTAACTACGAGAGCGGACCCGTGCATGGCCCCGGCCTGGTCAGCTCAGTTAGACAGAGGCTTTCACCTGAAGCTTTGAAAAGGCCCCTTGGGCACCTAGCTAATGGCAAACTTAAGCCTTGCTCTCAAGAAGCATAGCAATTTCATGCCTCTGCCTAGAACCAAAGCTCTGGGTTTTGGGCAAATTAGGAAAAGGCACTTCTTCCACGAGATATCTTTATCCATCTGTCAGAAAAACTGTCACAATATAATGAttccattaaaaaagataatttatccCATATCCACCAGTAAACTATTTTAGATTCACTCATACATATTACTACATCTGTGAAGTGAAAGGTACTCCCTTAGATGGGAAGtccttgtgcagtgcacaacctgcagAACCATACACAGTGGCCCTGCTTGGCAGTCTGGTCTCATCCCCTTCACTGATCTTATCTTCCCTGCCATCCCCACTCCAGCCCTCAGGCCCACTAGAGAACATCCTTGACCTTATAATTCATCATTTTATGCATCGCTGGAGAACAATCTTGACCTTATAGTTTATCATTTTATGTATAACTCCTCCACTAGAGGCCCCAGCTTTTACTCCTCCCCTCTTGCAGACAGCAGGGATTGAAGATGAGTAAAAGAAGGCCGATGGTCCCGTTTACGGAGATGGGAGGCAGGACTGGTGAATTCTTAACTGAATGAATGCCCACGGGCCACGAGATGGTCAAGGCCCAGAGTGCAGGCCACGGAGAAATCCTACCCACTAATTAGCTGGGAGATGCCAAGCAGTACTGTTTTAGGTCCCCAAACCTcactttcctttctgtgaaatgggtatcACTGCAGAACTACTGGGAAGGTCTAAGAAAGGACAGGAGTTCGTGCTTAGTGCCTTGAAAGGGCTCCATACCTGTGAGCTATTGTTATTACTATCATTCCTGGCATCACTGATCTCAGGACCTCTGCCTTCCAGGCCTACATGTACTGCTTTAAACAAAACTGGGACAGTCCAGGTTTCTGAAAGGACACCACCTGGCTGGGAGGAGTGGGGGTAGCATCTCCTTACAAAGAGAGAGGATTACTCACTATATCAAAGTACCCACTCTCTTGGATAAATAGAAAAACCTAACCTCTTTCAACTGGAATTGGTTTTGTTGGGGGACAATCTCTGACACACAGTGGAATGAGCCCAGGTTTGCTCCCGGCGGCTCCTTGCACTGGCTCCTCCCCCATACAGGCTGCGGAAGCCCCCTGCCCTGGCGAGTGGACACAAGCCCCACTTGGGAACGAGAGCGACACAGGTTCTGAGCCCTGCTGGTTGTGAGCCATGCAGCCCCTCTTCTGCACCGCGAGGGCAATCACAGAACCCGGGTCACGGGGCGGTTGTGTAGCAGGTGGGGGTCCACGAGGCGATGCTGGTCTGAAGCGGGTATTTCATTACTATCAGCTGGGAGACTCTGGCGCAGGCGGGGTGGGTGACAGAGAAGACGCTGTTCTCAGTTCCCCGTGTTTCCTTCCACCCCTGTGCACACACCCACAACACACCCACAATCCTGGCATGGGCGTCACCTCCCCCTGGCCAGAGTACCAGATCCTACCTTTTTGATAGAATTaccaaatgtatctttttttcatattactGTGTGTTTCAGTTAGAAGGAATTCAGCTGGAAGTAAAATACCCGACTTCCAGGGGCTGAAACAATAAAGTTGTTTAATGGTCTTGTGTAACAAGTCACCAAGGAATCAACAAAAATGCccctgaggcttttttttttttttttaaataacttttctggTCAGGGATCACCAGTATGTTAGCTGCTTGTCCATGAGACCTCCCACCTCAAGGCTGCCTCAGCTCCATAACCTGCTGGTGGCTGGAAAAACGGGAGGCTCctggccttttttgtttttttcttattttttaaaaagatttttaaatctttaagtaatctctacacccaacatggggcttgaactcacaaccccgagatcaagagtcgcacactctactgactaagccagccaggcgccctgtatTTCCCTTTTTAAGCAAGGGAGCAAATCCCCTCCCAGAGTCCTCCTGACAGACTTCCTCTTATATTTCAAGGACCAGAACCCCCTCCTAAACCAATCATGCCCAAGGGGGAATGAGATATGTCTGCTGGCCTACACCTGTCACGGCTCGACCCGAAGCCCATGGAGAGACTCTTCTGGAGCTGGAGTCAGCAAGAAGGGTAAAGTGGCTGCCACTTTACAGGATGAGCCCCTCAAGGATcagaggaaggagctgggggcCAGAGTGGTTAAGTCCCTCATTCAAAGCCGCATGTGACTTCACAGGCTCAGGACGCCTCCCTGCACTTCACCACAGGGCTTCTCAACTAACTATAACTGACTCTAAGCCCCCAAAGGACAGGAGCCCCATCTCCAGGACTCCCTGAGCTCGGCTAGAGGCATAAAATAGGCAAAGTCAACACTGTTACAGAAGAGAGCTCCCAAAGCACACAAATGTGTCCGACTGGCCTACAAGTCCCACAGCTGGGGAAGCCAAAGCACTTCCTGCCCCTAGAAAGCACTTGGCAGGCAAGTCAGCAGGAACCCAGAGCCTGACAAACAGCATCTCTCTAGCCACCTGGACACCTGCCAAGCTGCCTCATTCCCCAGGGCTGACCTCATATTTCTGAAGATCCTCAAGATGCCTGAGGTCCGTGTGTTGCCTctcaggctgggggctgggagccatACAGAGAGGTGAAAACGGAGAATCCAAGCAGccaccccaccacccaccccgTCCCACCAGAGCCTCCTGCTTGTGCCACACAGGCCCCATTCCAGAAGACAGAGCAACACCTTCTAACCTCTGAGATGAGGCCTGTCCCAGCCTGTCTTCCTGCTGCACCAATCAGAGGGCATCCCTTGAATAAATGCTCATGCTCTGGCTATTGCTGTCCACTTTGTTCCAGACTTCTAGAAGGGGGACAAGAAGCAGGCTGACTTCATTGAGGTGCTAAGAACATGTCTGAGGTCAGCTCCACCACCTTGGAGAGAGCTCCTGGAGAGTTCATGGCCCAGCTGAAGCCTGTGCTTAGTGATAAAAGTAATTGTCTGCTAAACCCAGAACTGGATCAGGCACCCACTCTGGCCTTTCTGTGGAAACTAGCAGCAGAGGTTCCCAGGGTACGGAGGCCACACGTgcaggaggaaaaagggaaaaaaaagccatcatGCACTCTGTCTCCACTTCCAGATGTTCCAGATCAAACCACCTACTGTGGGGGAAAGGCTGGTAGCAGATAAGGTGAGCAGCCTGCGGAAAAAGCAGGTAGCCAGACCCCCGGGGACACAGGAGCTCTCTTCCACCTCTTTCCAGGGCATCTTTTTTGCCATCATcactacccacccacccagcctgcAGCCCCACAGCAAGGCATTTGTTCTTACCCACGTTCTTGTAAAAGCTTTAATTCCccttataaacaaaacaaaacatggggtgcctgagcggctcagtcggttaagtgtccgactcttgatttcggctcacgtcatgatctcacagtttgtgagttcgagcccctcactgggctctgtgctgacagcaaggagcctccttgggattatctgtctccttctctctctctgcccctccctcattttgtctctctctctctctctctctctctctctctctctctctcaaaaataaataaacattaaaaacaaaaaaacccacaagggCTAAAAATCATGTGGGAGAGGAAAGGTCTCACTCCCTTGCCATCCCCTTTGGCCTGACCAAAGGGAAGCCAACGCAGCAGCTGGTGGTTTTCAACTTTCCTTACACAAGTTATTCTCAGCACAGTGGCTCCCGCTCCTCAGAGCTGAAAAGTCTGCATACCTTGAAAGCATGCAAGCTGCAGGGCTGTGCGAACAGAGTGGAATTTTCCATTTATAGAATAATCATCTTCATGCTACTCTAGGGGCTGGTGTTCCTGTGTAAGAGCTCAGAGCTCAGTGTCAGCAAACCCGCCACGCTTCTGCgggctcttttatttatttttggtgggagagggggaggaaagagaaggaacgACTCTTTAACTTGAGTGCCAACACAAACTTGAAGAAGGAACTGGGTTGGCAGGTGCACAATATTACTGCCTGGTTTCATGGCTTCACCGTGAGGGAGCCAGAGGTGTAGAAGAGGCTGAGAAGCATAGCTTCTACTCTTCATGCAAACAGGTGGCTGGAATATGCATCATGGTACTGTTCCAACTCCTTCCCCATGCCCACCACCTGGCTTCTGGATTGTTCCCTGAGAGCAGGAGATCAAGCCAAAGGCACATGGCcccacctcctttctcttcttccaacTTCCCCTGTGTTCCACACTTGATTTCTGCTGATGCATACCCAGGCATGAAGTCTGAAATACCTTCGGGGTCCATGTGTAACAGGAAAGCCACCAAGCCATTCGTGAAGGGACCTGAGTTCTAGTTCTGGCTGTGACATATTCACCGTGTGACCTTGAAGAAATCCTTCTCTTCTCTggctctcattttcttcatctgtaaaggaaGGTTGGATTGATCAAAGGATCCCAAAGGTCCCTTCCACCGCTGACATTCTGATCCACTCGTTCATTCTACCATAAACCAGAGCCACCATGAGGTTCCCGGCATCCCCTGCTGGGCCACTCTAGACCCGCTGGACACAGTCAGACTCACAGCTTCAGGCCTAATGACGGCTGTCAGTAGCAGTTGCCCTCCCCGCCTTGTTTCAATAGCCACAGCAtagccagagagaggaaggaaagtcCTGACCTGCCCTCTGCAGCCCACCTTGCCTGCCAGCCCAGCCACCAGAGGAGGCATTTTCCTAGTCCCACAGAACCCTAAAGAACCTGTCGCAATACCAAAAACATTTACtgctttccattaaaaaaaaaaaaaaaagaaagtgttgccCCTTCTGGGAAGGGCATGGCCACCTCCCATCCTCCTAATCAaaaatctggggcgcctaggCAGCTCAGCTCTTTAAGCATgggattcttaatttcagctcaggttctgaactcatgattggtgagttccagccccttgctgggctctgcgctgacggctgggagcctgcttgggattccttctccccctctctctccccttcccccctgcttgctcgctggctccttctctctcaaaaaagaaaaaaatcttccaatttattttccattgtttttacaaaaatattttactcaaaGTATTAAATTGTGACGCTGAACAGggtttatttttcaaactgcacAGGCAGCCCAGATTTTGATATGGCCACCTAGGGATGAGGGGcttcataaacacacacacacacacacacacacacacacacacacacaccccaatcaCTGTCCGAGGGCTGGAAGATTTTCTGGCCGAGCCCTCATCCCTACGAAGTCACCAGTTAATGGCCACCCAGTCTCTGAACACCTGTTGGGAGTGTGTCGCGCGCTGTGGGAAAGTCCtgttccctcccctactcgctacGGCAAGAACCATAACCCTCCGAGCCTCAGGTTTGTGCGAAGATTTCACCCAGTGGAAAGCTCTCCAAAGCACTGTGCAAACGGAAGTTTCTCGATTGTTGGGAAGCTCTGACTTGACGACTGCATCCTCAGAGCGCGCCAAATCCTGCCTCCCCCCGAGCTTTTCCTGCTGAGGCGGGAGAAGGGGCTTCTCGGAAGGCTGCCCCggggaggtgggagatgggcGCACGAACCTTGGGGCACTCTCCCCCCATACCCATGCCTACTCGCTTCCTCGGCGAATCTCGCCACCCGGCCGAGGGAGACCCAAGCCTGGTCACCTGTTCCAAACCCGAGGCACAGCGCTCGGGCGAAGGCGGGTCCCGGCAgccgcccctcctctcccctccgctcctctgctctccccccccATCTCGCCCTCCCCTCCCAGTAGCTCCGGCAGGGCACGCCCCTCCCCCAGATTCACCAATCAGCGTCCCGAGCGGCGCCCGTGGCGCAGGGGGCTCTGGTCAGCAGCCAATTAGCGGCCAGGCCCGAGGCGGCGCTTCGCCCGCCCCCTCCCGGAATGAAAGCCGCCCGCAGCTGGCTAGGCTGGCGCAGCTCGCGGGGCGCGGAAGCCGCGCGGGCCGGAGCGGAGCGCGCGCACTGCCCGCCCGCCCCCGGCGCGCCCGCCTCCGCTCCGCCTCCGTCCGAGGCGCGGGCGAGGAGGCCGGGGCGGGGTGGCGCAGGGGGCAGGGCCGCGGCGGCGAGGCCGGGGGAACGGGGAGGAGCGGGGCCCGATAAAAAGGCTGCGAGGCGGCCCCACCCCGCGGCAGGCCGGCGGGCAGGCTCCGCGCTTCCCTTCCGTCCGGCCCGCGCCGGCCGCGGGGAGGCGGCGCGCGCGGCCCGCAGCCCGCCCATGGAGGCTTTCCCCTGGGCGCCCCGCTCGCCCAGCCGCGGCCGCGCCCCCCCGCCCATGGCGCTCGTGCCCAGCGCCCGCTACGTGAGCGCCCAGGGCCCGGCGCACCCGCAGCCCTTCAGCTCGTGGAACGACTACCTGGGGCTCGCCACGCTCATCACCAAGGCGGTGGACGGCGAGCCGCGCTTCGGCTGCGCCCGCGGCggggacggcggcggcggcggcgcctccccgccctcctcctcctcgtcgtcCTGCTGCTCCCCCCACGCGGGGACCGGGCCCGGAGCGCTGGGGCCGGCGCTGGGGCCGCCCGActacgacgacgacgacgacgacagCGACGAGCCGGCGTCCCGGGGCCGCTACCTGGGCGGCGCGCTGGAGCTGCGCGCGCTGGAGCTGTGCGCGGGCCCCGCCGAGGCCGGGCTGCTGGAGGAGCGCTTCGCCGAGCTGAGCCCGTTCGCCGGTCGCGCCGCCGCTGTGCTGCTAGGCTGCGCGCCCGCCGCTGCCGCCACTGCCGCCGCGGAGGTGGCGCCGCGCGAGGAGCGGGCCCCGGCGTGGGCGGCCGAGCCCCGGCTGCACGCCGCCTCCGGGGCGGCCGCCGCCCGACTGCTCAAGCCCGAGCTGCAGGTGTGCGTGTTCTGCCGGAACAACAAGGAGGCGGTGGCGCTCTACACCACCCACATCCTGAAGGGACCCGACGGGCGAGTGCTGTGCCCGGTGCTGCGCCGCTACACGTGTCCCCTGTGCGGCGCCAGCGGCGACAACGCGCACACCATCAAGTACTGCCCGCTCTCCAAAgtgccgccgccgcccgccgcccgcccgccgccgcgcAGCGCCAGGGACTGCCAGCCGGGGAAGAAGCTGCGCTGAGCGCCTGGGCTCCGGTCTGCCCCCACCTGACGCCACCAGGGTCACCGCCTGCCCGCTCTCTCATTTTTGGTCTGCGCACCGTCTTTCCCTCGCTGTGGGAGAGGCCTGGAGACCAGCAGTTGGCTCAGCTTGGGAAGAAGTCTTGGTTTTTTTCAAAGCAAGCCGGCCGTGCGGAGTACTTTCCTGTCGAAGAGCGGTTGAGACTAGACGCTAACATCTTGATTTGTTTATGTCTATAGTTTCCAGTTTGTGCACATCCAGACGGTGAAGGCTGGGTGTGTATTCCACTACCTGAAATATGGCAACTTAGTGGCGCTGTTTATTTACGGTATACGTCGATCTATTTTAGATGCGCATCAGTATGAAGTGTCTCCATCTAATCTCGGATGTTTAATTTTATGGAGGCACTTTACTAGgtctagaatatttttttaaaagcctcataACTGGACTTGAAACTGACGATTTTATGGAATGTCGGCAAATTGACTATTTTATTGTTTGAAACAATTTCTTAGTTGTCCTTAAATCAGTTATTCTAATTCCAGGTGAAGCAAGCCCTGGCAGCATCACTGTTTTGAGAAGTGAAGGTTTAGTAAACTTTCCAGTATTGATTTGTGTGGGTTACTCCCTCCTTGTGGCTTGTTTCAGTCTTGGCTGGAGGTGTAAAAAATGTACAATCTGTAGCAGGTACAGTACAGCTCCTTATCGTTTTATGTACCAGATCTTTTTATTACCGAACTAGGAACTAGTCTTTCCACCTTGAAAAATTGTGCCAAGTTAAAATCTTATTGTGTATACACTTGGAAATTGGTGCTGTTTAAAAAACCTGACTTGTGTATTTATACAGTAACAGTATATGAATTCATTAATCTTGCCTATAACTTTGTTACTTGGCCTTTTGTCCATATGCACCCACCTCCCCATCTCCAATTGTTGAAAAACATTTGTAGGATCAAAAGGGAGCAGTATTTAGTTACCCTGCTCATCAGTTTCAAGGTTCCTTAATAGTGGAAAGCTCATTCCAGCTGTTGCCTCTCAAACTAAATGGACGATGCAATCCTTTGAGCTGCAGAAGGTTAATGTAATAACCTGTCCTCAAGAAGGTTCCACTATGGGCTGTGTCTGGCTTGAGGCACAGGCAGTCTTCAAACCGGAATAAGCACTAAAGGAGTTACTTGTGGAGTGGGGGTTGAAGACCAGGAACATGGCCACCCTCGTGCTCCTTTTTCCCTCAAAGACCCTAGTCTGTTTCTGGAATCCCACCACTTATCTGAAGATTAGACCCGATCTTTAGGCAAACATCCTTAATCCCTACTTTATGTCGCACCCTTATTTTTACATCCATGCTGGATGTCCCACAATGGCATGCAGCTACCATCAGGACAGATACAGAGCCAAAAACAGTGAATTAGGATGAACGCATATGAATGTACAAAATACATCACTATCTGAAAACACCAGCAAGAGATTTggttataaatatatagattCAAGTAGGAGAGTTGAGCTTCTCTACTAGACGTAGATTGTTTATCAAACCACTAATTTCCTCTAGAACAAATTGGCTTAACACTCCTTTGAAGGTAGAATACAGGCTGGAGTAAATAACACTGGAAGGCTAGGAGCCTTTTTTGGTGGAGGGAAACGGCATCAGAACGAGGAGGAGAGGTGCTGGCAAACAGTGCATTAGCCAAGAGAAGATCCATTCCTGCTAGTCTAGCCCCAGACCACAGAACTTAAGATAGGACTAGTCTTAAACTCAAGTAGTTTCATAAAAAACATGTAATTATTCTCTTATTGTGCTAGAAAATATACCAGtttacttttggttttggggAGGTGTCAGCTCAGTAGGAATTCCTGTTAGCTTCTCACTGTTCTACCTTTCCAAAGATCACTACAGGCCCATGTCTTCTGCAACCC
Protein-coding regions in this window:
- the NANOS1 gene encoding nanos homolog 1, with the translated sequence MEAFPWAPRSPSRGRAPPPMALVPSARYVSAQGPAHPQPFSSWNDYLGLATLITKAVDGEPRFGCARGGDGGGGGASPPSSSSSSCCSPHAGTGPGALGPALGPPDYDDDDDDSDEPASRGRYLGGALELRALELCAGPAEAGLLEERFAELSPFAGRAAAVLLGCAPAAAATAAAEVAPREERAPAWAAEPRLHAASGAAAARLLKPELQVCVFCRNNKEAVALYTTHILKGPDGRVLCPVLRRYTCPLCGASGDNAHTIKYCPLSKVPPPPAARPPPRSARDCQPGKKLR